A genomic region of Gossypium hirsutum isolate 1008001.06 chromosome D01, Gossypium_hirsutum_v2.1, whole genome shotgun sequence contains the following coding sequences:
- the LOC107921173 gene encoding DNA (cytosine-5)-methyltransferase CMT3 isoform X4 translates to MGKGSKRKHQKKIDESIDSESETQSQGLTTLLDPPKPKKARKVVPDSDLCLVGPPIAPAEARQRWPHRYQSKNKVKKQAVIEASNDEENEVLQAKNHYVEAIVDGCRYKLGNNAYVKAEDGNLDYIARIVEFFETVDQEPFFKAQWFYRAEDTVINKDNAHLIDKRRVFLSDIHDDNPLNCIISKVEIAEIAPDNDSAAKESRIPDSGLYYNMKYSLQHLTFKNIFTEISKKDSGTSSVVSSECGSNNTSSEVQRFDNSQKYLLDLYSGCGAMSTGLCMGASLAGIKLVTKWAVDINSFACKSLQWNHPETKVRNEAAEDFLCLLKEWEKLCQKFSLLEPNKPSETVSSETGEEDDDDDDGQGCEEEKEQEQEQEKERQDDSSSEDSSEEFEVERLLDICFGDPNKAKKRGLYFKVRWKGYDKSYDTWEPIEGLSNCEERLKEFVSKGYKSNILPLPGSVYFICGGPPCQGVSGFNRFRNSNAPLEDVKNKQLVVYMDAIEHLKPRYVLMENVVDILKFAKGFLGRYAVGRLVSMNYQARMGMMAAGSYGVPQFRMRVFLWGSHPSEKLPQYPLPTHEVFSRGGVPNEFEEIHVTYDKKDSCQLESALTLADAISDLPQVNNDESRDQRNYGTTARTEFQKFIRLRRKGMLCDHQPLQLNPDDYDRVCHIPKKKGANFRDLPGVVVGENNRVEWDTTMDRVLLKSGKPLVPDYAMKFVKGRSTKPSFILPKIEYLQFARMLDYRDSPIATSFLELLRRDTYR, encoded by the exons ATGGGTAAAGGTTCGAAACGGAAGCATCAAAAGAAGATCGATGAATCTATTGATTCGGAATCCGAAACCCAATCCCAGGGTCTGACTACTTTGTTGGATCCTCCTAAACCCAAAAAAGCCCGAAAAGTTGTACCCGATTCCGACCTTTGTCTTGTCGGTCCACCCATTGCGCCCGCTGAAGCCCGACAACGATGGCCACATAGATATCAGTCGAAG AATAAGGTTAAGAAGCAAGCTGTAATCGAGGCTTCAAATGA TGAGGAGAATGAGGTACTACAAGCAAAGAATCATTATGTAGAGGCTATAGTTGATGGCTGTCGCTACAAATTGGGCAATAATGCATATGTTAAG GCAGAAGATGGCAACCTTGATTATATTGCCAGAattgttgaattttttgaaaCAGTTGATCAGGAGCCATTCTTTAAAGCTCAATGGTTTTATAGAGCTGAAGATACG GTTATTAACAAGGATAATGCCCATTTGATTGATAAGAGACGTGTGTTTCTCTCTGACATCCATGATGACAATCCGTTGAACTGTATTATCTCCAAAGTAGAAATTGCTGAAATTGCACCAGAT AATGACTCAGCTGCTAAGGAGAGCAGAATCCCAGATTCTGGTTTATATTACAATATGAAGTACTCGTTACAACACTTAACATTCAAAAACATATTCACTG AAATATCTAAAAAAGATAGTGGTACATCTTCAGTTGTTTCCAGTGAATGTGGTTCTAATAATACTAGTTCAGAAGTCCAGAGGTTTGATAATTCACAGAAATATTTGCTAGATCTATATTCTGGTTGCGGAGCCATGTCCACGGGCCTTTGCATGGGGGCCTCCTTGGCTGGCATAAAGCTTGTCACA AAGTGGGCTGTTGACATAAATTCATTTGCTTGTAAAAGTTTGCAATGGAACCATCCTGAAACTAAG GTGAGAAATGAGGCAGCCGAGGATTTTTTATGTTTGCTGAAGGAGTGGGAAAAGTTATGCCAAAAGTTTTCCTTGCTTGAGCCAAACAAACCATCTGAAACAGTTTCTAGTGAAACCGGTGAGGAAgatgatgacgatgatgatgGCCAAGGATgcgaagaagaaaaagaacaagaacaagaacaagaaaaagagagaCAAGATGATAGTAGCTCTGAGGATTCCTCTGAAGAATTTGAGGTTGAGAGATTGTTGGACATTTGTTTTGGTGATCCTAATAAAGCGAAGAAGAGAGGATTATATTTTAAG GTGCGTTGGAAGGGTTACGATAAAAGTTATGATACTTGGGAGCCTATTGAGGGCTTGAG tAATTGCGAAGAAAGACTGAAGGAGTTTGTGAGTAAAGGGTACAAGTCAAACATATTGCCTTTGCCT GGAAGTGTTTATTTTATATGTGGAGGGCCCCCATGTCAAGGTGTTAGTGGGTTTAATCGTTTTAGAAACTCAAATGCACCTTTGGAAGATGTAAAAAATAAGCAGTTAGTTGTATATATGGATGCTATAGAGCATTTGAAACCAAGATATGTATTAATGGAAAATGTTGTGGACATATTAAAGTTTGCTAAGGGTTTTCTGGGACGGTATGCCGTAGGCCGTTTAGTGTCTATGAATTATCAAGCTAGAATGGGGATGATGGCTGCAGGATCTTATGGGGTTCCCCAATTCAGAATGAGGGTTTTTCTATGGGGTTCACATCCTTCAGAG AAATTGCCTCAATATCCATTGCCAACTCATGAGGTTTTTTCTAGAGGAGGTGTTCCAAATGAGTTTGAG GAAATACATGTTACATATGATAAAAAGGATTCTTGTCAGTTGGAAAGTGCTCTCACTCTTGCTGATGCAATTTCTGATCTCCCACAA GTTAACAATGATGAGAGTCGAGATCAGAGGAATTATGGGACAACTGCTCGTACAGAATTCCAAAAGTTCATCAGATTGCGGAGGAAAG GAATGCTATGTGATCATCAGCCTTTGCAATTGAATCCTGATGATTATGACCGTGTTTGCCACATTCCCAAGAAGAAG GGTGCAAATTTCAGGGACTTACCTGGTGTAGTAGTTGGTGAAAACAATAGGGTAGAGTGGGACACAACAATGGACAGGGTGTTGCTCAAATCCGGAAAACCATTG GTGCCGGACTATGCCATGAAGTTTGTCAAAGGAAGATCAACCAA ACCGTCATTCATCCTTCCCAAAATAGAGTACTTACAATTCGCGAGAATGCTAGATTACAGGGATTCCCCGATTGCTACAAGCTTTTTGGAACTATTAAGGAGAG ATACATACAGGTAG
- the LOC107921173 gene encoding putative DNA (cytosine-5)-methyltransferase CMT1 isoform X1, whose protein sequence is MGKGSKRKHQKKIDESIDSESETQSQGLTTLLDPPKPKKARKVVPDSDLCLVGPPIAPAEARQRWPHRYQSKNKVKKQAVIEASNDEENEVLQAKNHYVEAIVDGCRYKLGNNAYVKAEDGNLDYIARIVEFFETVDQEPFFKAQWFYRAEDTVINKDNAHLIDKRRVFLSDIHDDNPLNCIISKVEIAEIAPDNDSAAKESRIPDSGLYYNMKYSLQHLTFKNIFTEISKKDSGTSSVVSSECGSNNTSSEVQRFDNSQKYLLDLYSGCGAMSTGLCMGASLAGIKLVTKWAVDINSFACKSLQWNHPETKVRNEAAEDFLCLLKEWEKLCQKFSLLEPNKPSETVSSETGEEDDDDDDGQGCEEEKEQEQEQEKERQDDSSSEDSSEEFEVERLLDICFGDPNKAKKRGLYFKVRWKGYDKSYDTWEPIEGLSNCEERLKEFVSKGYKSNILPLPGSVYFICGGPPCQGVSGFNRFRNSNAPLEDVKNKQLVVYMDAIEHLKPRYVLMENVVDILKFAKGFLGRYAVGRLVSMNYQARMGMMAAGSYGVPQFRMRVFLWGSHPSEKLPQYPLPTHEVFSRGGVPNEFEEIHVTYDKKDSCQLESALTLADAISDLPQVNNDESRDQRNYGTTARTEFQKFIRLRRKDVINLTVDSRHAPSLGMLCDHQPLQLNPDDYDRVCHIPKKKGANFRDLPGVVVGENNRVEWDTTMDRVLLKSGKPLVPDYAMKFVKGRSTKPFGRLWMDEIVNTVVTRAEPHNQTVIHPSQNRVLTIRENARLQGFPDCYKLFGTIKERYIQVGNAVAVPVAIALGYSFGLACQNLCGDEPLMTLPFKFPNCLARSSQIDGGDSD, encoded by the exons ATGGGTAAAGGTTCGAAACGGAAGCATCAAAAGAAGATCGATGAATCTATTGATTCGGAATCCGAAACCCAATCCCAGGGTCTGACTACTTTGTTGGATCCTCCTAAACCCAAAAAAGCCCGAAAAGTTGTACCCGATTCCGACCTTTGTCTTGTCGGTCCACCCATTGCGCCCGCTGAAGCCCGACAACGATGGCCACATAGATATCAGTCGAAG AATAAGGTTAAGAAGCAAGCTGTAATCGAGGCTTCAAATGA TGAGGAGAATGAGGTACTACAAGCAAAGAATCATTATGTAGAGGCTATAGTTGATGGCTGTCGCTACAAATTGGGCAATAATGCATATGTTAAG GCAGAAGATGGCAACCTTGATTATATTGCCAGAattgttgaattttttgaaaCAGTTGATCAGGAGCCATTCTTTAAAGCTCAATGGTTTTATAGAGCTGAAGATACG GTTATTAACAAGGATAATGCCCATTTGATTGATAAGAGACGTGTGTTTCTCTCTGACATCCATGATGACAATCCGTTGAACTGTATTATCTCCAAAGTAGAAATTGCTGAAATTGCACCAGAT AATGACTCAGCTGCTAAGGAGAGCAGAATCCCAGATTCTGGTTTATATTACAATATGAAGTACTCGTTACAACACTTAACATTCAAAAACATATTCACTG AAATATCTAAAAAAGATAGTGGTACATCTTCAGTTGTTTCCAGTGAATGTGGTTCTAATAATACTAGTTCAGAAGTCCAGAGGTTTGATAATTCACAGAAATATTTGCTAGATCTATATTCTGGTTGCGGAGCCATGTCCACGGGCCTTTGCATGGGGGCCTCCTTGGCTGGCATAAAGCTTGTCACA AAGTGGGCTGTTGACATAAATTCATTTGCTTGTAAAAGTTTGCAATGGAACCATCCTGAAACTAAG GTGAGAAATGAGGCAGCCGAGGATTTTTTATGTTTGCTGAAGGAGTGGGAAAAGTTATGCCAAAAGTTTTCCTTGCTTGAGCCAAACAAACCATCTGAAACAGTTTCTAGTGAAACCGGTGAGGAAgatgatgacgatgatgatgGCCAAGGATgcgaagaagaaaaagaacaagaacaagaacaagaaaaagagagaCAAGATGATAGTAGCTCTGAGGATTCCTCTGAAGAATTTGAGGTTGAGAGATTGTTGGACATTTGTTTTGGTGATCCTAATAAAGCGAAGAAGAGAGGATTATATTTTAAG GTGCGTTGGAAGGGTTACGATAAAAGTTATGATACTTGGGAGCCTATTGAGGGCTTGAG tAATTGCGAAGAAAGACTGAAGGAGTTTGTGAGTAAAGGGTACAAGTCAAACATATTGCCTTTGCCT GGAAGTGTTTATTTTATATGTGGAGGGCCCCCATGTCAAGGTGTTAGTGGGTTTAATCGTTTTAGAAACTCAAATGCACCTTTGGAAGATGTAAAAAATAAGCAGTTAGTTGTATATATGGATGCTATAGAGCATTTGAAACCAAGATATGTATTAATGGAAAATGTTGTGGACATATTAAAGTTTGCTAAGGGTTTTCTGGGACGGTATGCCGTAGGCCGTTTAGTGTCTATGAATTATCAAGCTAGAATGGGGATGATGGCTGCAGGATCTTATGGGGTTCCCCAATTCAGAATGAGGGTTTTTCTATGGGGTTCACATCCTTCAGAG AAATTGCCTCAATATCCATTGCCAACTCATGAGGTTTTTTCTAGAGGAGGTGTTCCAAATGAGTTTGAG GAAATACATGTTACATATGATAAAAAGGATTCTTGTCAGTTGGAAAGTGCTCTCACTCTTGCTGATGCAATTTCTGATCTCCCACAA GTTAACAATGATGAGAGTCGAGATCAGAGGAATTATGGGACAACTGCTCGTACAGAATTCCAAAAGTTCATCAGATTGCGGAGGAAAG ATGTTATAAATTTAACAGTTGATTCTAGACATGCACCATCCTTAGGAATGCTATGTGATCATCAGCCTTTGCAATTGAATCCTGATGATTATGACCGTGTTTGCCACATTCCCAAGAAGAAG GGTGCAAATTTCAGGGACTTACCTGGTGTAGTAGTTGGTGAAAACAATAGGGTAGAGTGGGACACAACAATGGACAGGGTGTTGCTCAAATCCGGAAAACCATTG GTGCCGGACTATGCCATGAAGTTTGTCAAAGGAAGATCAACCAA GCCTTTTGGTCGTTTATGGATGGATGAAATTGTAAACACAGTGGTAACAAGAGCTGAACCTCACAACCag ACCGTCATTCATCCTTCCCAAAATAGAGTACTTACAATTCGCGAGAATGCTAGATTACAGGGATTCCCCGATTGCTACAAGCTTTTTGGAACTATTAAGGAGAG ATACATACAGGTAGGAAATGCTGTTGCTGTTCCAGTTGCAATTGCATTGGGATATTCATTTGGTTTGGCATGCCAAAATTTATGTGGTGATGAACCCTTGATGACCCTCCCTTTCAAGTTCCCGAATTGTCTTGCAAGGTCTTCACAAATAGATGGGGGTGATTCTGATTGA
- the LOC107921173 gene encoding putative DNA (cytosine-5)-methyltransferase CMT1 isoform X2 produces the protein MGKGSKRKHQKKIDESIDSESETQSQGLTTLLDPPKPKKARKVVPDSDLCLVGPPIAPAEARQRWPHRYQSKNKVKKQAVIEASNDEENEVLQAKNHYVEAIVDGCRYKLGNNAYVKAEDGNLDYIARIVEFFETVDQEPFFKAQWFYRAEDTVINKDNAHLIDKRRVFLSDIHDDNPLNCIISKVEIAEIAPDNDSAAKESRIPDSGLYYNMKYSLQHLTFKNIFTEISKKDSGTSSVVSSECGSNNTSSEVQRFDNSQKYLLDLYSGCGAMSTGLCMGASLAGIKLVTKWAVDINSFACKSLQWNHPETKVRNEAAEDFLCLLKEWEKLCQKFSLLEPNKPSETVSSETGEEDDDDDDGQGCEEEKEQEQEQEKERQDDSSSEDSSEEFEVERLLDICFGDPNKAKKRGLYFKVRWKGYDKSYDTWEPIEGLSNCEERLKEFVSKGYKSNILPLPGSVYFICGGPPCQGVSGFNRFRNSNAPLEDVKNKQLVVYMDAIEHLKPRYVLMENVVDILKFAKGFLGRYAVGRLVSMNYQARMGMMAAGSYGVPQFRMRVFLWGSHPSEKLPQYPLPTHEVFSRGGVPNEFEEIHVTYDKKDSCQLESALTLADAISDLPQVNNDESRDQRNYGTTARTEFQKFIRLRRKGMLCDHQPLQLNPDDYDRVCHIPKKKGANFRDLPGVVVGENNRVEWDTTMDRVLLKSGKPLVPDYAMKFVKGRSTKPFGRLWMDEIVNTVVTRAEPHNQTVIHPSQNRVLTIRENARLQGFPDCYKLFGTIKERYIQVGNAVAVPVAIALGYSFGLACQNLCGDEPLMTLPFKFPNCLARSSQIDGGDSD, from the exons ATGGGTAAAGGTTCGAAACGGAAGCATCAAAAGAAGATCGATGAATCTATTGATTCGGAATCCGAAACCCAATCCCAGGGTCTGACTACTTTGTTGGATCCTCCTAAACCCAAAAAAGCCCGAAAAGTTGTACCCGATTCCGACCTTTGTCTTGTCGGTCCACCCATTGCGCCCGCTGAAGCCCGACAACGATGGCCACATAGATATCAGTCGAAG AATAAGGTTAAGAAGCAAGCTGTAATCGAGGCTTCAAATGA TGAGGAGAATGAGGTACTACAAGCAAAGAATCATTATGTAGAGGCTATAGTTGATGGCTGTCGCTACAAATTGGGCAATAATGCATATGTTAAG GCAGAAGATGGCAACCTTGATTATATTGCCAGAattgttgaattttttgaaaCAGTTGATCAGGAGCCATTCTTTAAAGCTCAATGGTTTTATAGAGCTGAAGATACG GTTATTAACAAGGATAATGCCCATTTGATTGATAAGAGACGTGTGTTTCTCTCTGACATCCATGATGACAATCCGTTGAACTGTATTATCTCCAAAGTAGAAATTGCTGAAATTGCACCAGAT AATGACTCAGCTGCTAAGGAGAGCAGAATCCCAGATTCTGGTTTATATTACAATATGAAGTACTCGTTACAACACTTAACATTCAAAAACATATTCACTG AAATATCTAAAAAAGATAGTGGTACATCTTCAGTTGTTTCCAGTGAATGTGGTTCTAATAATACTAGTTCAGAAGTCCAGAGGTTTGATAATTCACAGAAATATTTGCTAGATCTATATTCTGGTTGCGGAGCCATGTCCACGGGCCTTTGCATGGGGGCCTCCTTGGCTGGCATAAAGCTTGTCACA AAGTGGGCTGTTGACATAAATTCATTTGCTTGTAAAAGTTTGCAATGGAACCATCCTGAAACTAAG GTGAGAAATGAGGCAGCCGAGGATTTTTTATGTTTGCTGAAGGAGTGGGAAAAGTTATGCCAAAAGTTTTCCTTGCTTGAGCCAAACAAACCATCTGAAACAGTTTCTAGTGAAACCGGTGAGGAAgatgatgacgatgatgatgGCCAAGGATgcgaagaagaaaaagaacaagaacaagaacaagaaaaagagagaCAAGATGATAGTAGCTCTGAGGATTCCTCTGAAGAATTTGAGGTTGAGAGATTGTTGGACATTTGTTTTGGTGATCCTAATAAAGCGAAGAAGAGAGGATTATATTTTAAG GTGCGTTGGAAGGGTTACGATAAAAGTTATGATACTTGGGAGCCTATTGAGGGCTTGAG tAATTGCGAAGAAAGACTGAAGGAGTTTGTGAGTAAAGGGTACAAGTCAAACATATTGCCTTTGCCT GGAAGTGTTTATTTTATATGTGGAGGGCCCCCATGTCAAGGTGTTAGTGGGTTTAATCGTTTTAGAAACTCAAATGCACCTTTGGAAGATGTAAAAAATAAGCAGTTAGTTGTATATATGGATGCTATAGAGCATTTGAAACCAAGATATGTATTAATGGAAAATGTTGTGGACATATTAAAGTTTGCTAAGGGTTTTCTGGGACGGTATGCCGTAGGCCGTTTAGTGTCTATGAATTATCAAGCTAGAATGGGGATGATGGCTGCAGGATCTTATGGGGTTCCCCAATTCAGAATGAGGGTTTTTCTATGGGGTTCACATCCTTCAGAG AAATTGCCTCAATATCCATTGCCAACTCATGAGGTTTTTTCTAGAGGAGGTGTTCCAAATGAGTTTGAG GAAATACATGTTACATATGATAAAAAGGATTCTTGTCAGTTGGAAAGTGCTCTCACTCTTGCTGATGCAATTTCTGATCTCCCACAA GTTAACAATGATGAGAGTCGAGATCAGAGGAATTATGGGACAACTGCTCGTACAGAATTCCAAAAGTTCATCAGATTGCGGAGGAAAG GAATGCTATGTGATCATCAGCCTTTGCAATTGAATCCTGATGATTATGACCGTGTTTGCCACATTCCCAAGAAGAAG GGTGCAAATTTCAGGGACTTACCTGGTGTAGTAGTTGGTGAAAACAATAGGGTAGAGTGGGACACAACAATGGACAGGGTGTTGCTCAAATCCGGAAAACCATTG GTGCCGGACTATGCCATGAAGTTTGTCAAAGGAAGATCAACCAA GCCTTTTGGTCGTTTATGGATGGATGAAATTGTAAACACAGTGGTAACAAGAGCTGAACCTCACAACCag ACCGTCATTCATCCTTCCCAAAATAGAGTACTTACAATTCGCGAGAATGCTAGATTACAGGGATTCCCCGATTGCTACAAGCTTTTTGGAACTATTAAGGAGAG ATACATACAGGTAGGAAATGCTGTTGCTGTTCCAGTTGCAATTGCATTGGGATATTCATTTGGTTTGGCATGCCAAAATTTATGTGGTGATGAACCCTTGATGACCCTCCCTTTCAAGTTCCCGAATTGTCTTGCAAGGTCTTCACAAATAGATGGGGGTGATTCTGATTGA
- the LOC107921173 gene encoding DNA (cytosine-5)-methyltransferase CMT3 isoform X3 yields MGKGSKRKHQKKIDESIDSESETQSQGLTTLLDPPKPKKARKVVPDSDLCLVGPPIAPAEARQRWPHRYQSKNKVKKQAVIEASNDEENEVLQAKNHYVEAIVDGCRYKLGNNAYVKAEDGNLDYIARIVEFFETVDQEPFFKAQWFYRAEDTVINKDNAHLIDKRRVFLSDIHDDNPLNCIISKVEIAEIAPDNDSAAKESRIPDSGLYYNMKYSLQHLTFKNIFTEISKKDSGTSSVVSSECGSNNTSSEVQRFDNSQKYLLDLYSGCGAMSTGLCMGASLAGIKLVTKWAVDINSFACKSLQWNHPETKVRNEAAEDFLCLLKEWEKLCQKFSLLEPNKPSETVSSETGEEDDDDDDGQGCEEEKEQEQEQEKERQDDSSSEDSSEEFEVERLLDICFGDPNKAKKRGLYFKVRWKGYDKSYDTWEPIEGLSNCEERLKEFVSKGYKSNILPLPGSVYFICGGPPCQGVSGFNRFRNSNAPLEDVKNKQLVVYMDAIEHLKPRYVLMENVVDILKFAKGFLGRYAVGRLVSMNYQARMGMMAAGSYGVPQFRMRVFLWGSHPSEKLPQYPLPTHEVFSRGGVPNEFEEIHVTYDKKDSCQLESALTLADAISDLPQVNNDESRDQRNYGTTARTEFQKFIRLRRKDVINLTVDSRHAPSLGMLCDHQPLQLNPDDYDRVCHIPKKKGANFRDLPGVVVGENNRVEWDTTMDRVLLKSGKPLVPDYAMKFVKGRSTKPSFILPKIEYLQFARMLDYRDSPIATSFLELLRRDTYR; encoded by the exons ATGGGTAAAGGTTCGAAACGGAAGCATCAAAAGAAGATCGATGAATCTATTGATTCGGAATCCGAAACCCAATCCCAGGGTCTGACTACTTTGTTGGATCCTCCTAAACCCAAAAAAGCCCGAAAAGTTGTACCCGATTCCGACCTTTGTCTTGTCGGTCCACCCATTGCGCCCGCTGAAGCCCGACAACGATGGCCACATAGATATCAGTCGAAG AATAAGGTTAAGAAGCAAGCTGTAATCGAGGCTTCAAATGA TGAGGAGAATGAGGTACTACAAGCAAAGAATCATTATGTAGAGGCTATAGTTGATGGCTGTCGCTACAAATTGGGCAATAATGCATATGTTAAG GCAGAAGATGGCAACCTTGATTATATTGCCAGAattgttgaattttttgaaaCAGTTGATCAGGAGCCATTCTTTAAAGCTCAATGGTTTTATAGAGCTGAAGATACG GTTATTAACAAGGATAATGCCCATTTGATTGATAAGAGACGTGTGTTTCTCTCTGACATCCATGATGACAATCCGTTGAACTGTATTATCTCCAAAGTAGAAATTGCTGAAATTGCACCAGAT AATGACTCAGCTGCTAAGGAGAGCAGAATCCCAGATTCTGGTTTATATTACAATATGAAGTACTCGTTACAACACTTAACATTCAAAAACATATTCACTG AAATATCTAAAAAAGATAGTGGTACATCTTCAGTTGTTTCCAGTGAATGTGGTTCTAATAATACTAGTTCAGAAGTCCAGAGGTTTGATAATTCACAGAAATATTTGCTAGATCTATATTCTGGTTGCGGAGCCATGTCCACGGGCCTTTGCATGGGGGCCTCCTTGGCTGGCATAAAGCTTGTCACA AAGTGGGCTGTTGACATAAATTCATTTGCTTGTAAAAGTTTGCAATGGAACCATCCTGAAACTAAG GTGAGAAATGAGGCAGCCGAGGATTTTTTATGTTTGCTGAAGGAGTGGGAAAAGTTATGCCAAAAGTTTTCCTTGCTTGAGCCAAACAAACCATCTGAAACAGTTTCTAGTGAAACCGGTGAGGAAgatgatgacgatgatgatgGCCAAGGATgcgaagaagaaaaagaacaagaacaagaacaagaaaaagagagaCAAGATGATAGTAGCTCTGAGGATTCCTCTGAAGAATTTGAGGTTGAGAGATTGTTGGACATTTGTTTTGGTGATCCTAATAAAGCGAAGAAGAGAGGATTATATTTTAAG GTGCGTTGGAAGGGTTACGATAAAAGTTATGATACTTGGGAGCCTATTGAGGGCTTGAG tAATTGCGAAGAAAGACTGAAGGAGTTTGTGAGTAAAGGGTACAAGTCAAACATATTGCCTTTGCCT GGAAGTGTTTATTTTATATGTGGAGGGCCCCCATGTCAAGGTGTTAGTGGGTTTAATCGTTTTAGAAACTCAAATGCACCTTTGGAAGATGTAAAAAATAAGCAGTTAGTTGTATATATGGATGCTATAGAGCATTTGAAACCAAGATATGTATTAATGGAAAATGTTGTGGACATATTAAAGTTTGCTAAGGGTTTTCTGGGACGGTATGCCGTAGGCCGTTTAGTGTCTATGAATTATCAAGCTAGAATGGGGATGATGGCTGCAGGATCTTATGGGGTTCCCCAATTCAGAATGAGGGTTTTTCTATGGGGTTCACATCCTTCAGAG AAATTGCCTCAATATCCATTGCCAACTCATGAGGTTTTTTCTAGAGGAGGTGTTCCAAATGAGTTTGAG GAAATACATGTTACATATGATAAAAAGGATTCTTGTCAGTTGGAAAGTGCTCTCACTCTTGCTGATGCAATTTCTGATCTCCCACAA GTTAACAATGATGAGAGTCGAGATCAGAGGAATTATGGGACAACTGCTCGTACAGAATTCCAAAAGTTCATCAGATTGCGGAGGAAAG ATGTTATAAATTTAACAGTTGATTCTAGACATGCACCATCCTTAGGAATGCTATGTGATCATCAGCCTTTGCAATTGAATCCTGATGATTATGACCGTGTTTGCCACATTCCCAAGAAGAAG GGTGCAAATTTCAGGGACTTACCTGGTGTAGTAGTTGGTGAAAACAATAGGGTAGAGTGGGACACAACAATGGACAGGGTGTTGCTCAAATCCGGAAAACCATTG GTGCCGGACTATGCCATGAAGTTTGTCAAAGGAAGATCAACCAA ACCGTCATTCATCCTTCCCAAAATAGAGTACTTACAATTCGCGAGAATGCTAGATTACAGGGATTCCCCGATTGCTACAAGCTTTTTGGAACTATTAAGGAGAG ATACATACAGGTAG